The Halorussus gelatinilyticus genome contains the following window.
GCCGCGAGGAAGTCGGCGGCCGGGCCGCGACCCACCGGCGCGACGACTGCGCGTACGACGTGGGCGCGAACTACTGCAAGGACGACGACGAGCGCGTCAGCGACCTGCTGTCGGGCGACCTCGCCGACGGACTCGTGGACACCGCGGGACCGGTCTGGACGTTCGACGCCGACGGCGAAATCTCGGAGGGGAGGGGCGACGACGACCGCAAGTGGACCTACCGCGAGGGGCTGGCGACGCTCGGCGAGCGACTCCGGGACGCGAGCGACGCGACGGTCCGGACCGGAACCGAGGTCACGGGTCTCGCCCGCGAGGGCGACGCCGACGAGACGGCGGCCGGCGACGGGGGCCGCTGGCGCGTCGAGTTCGAGGATGCGGACCCCGACTCGCCGATGGCGGGCGACGCCACCGCCGACGCCGTGGTCCTCACGCCGCCCGCGCCGACGACCGCCTACCTGCTCGACCGCGCCGACTGGGGCGAGAGCGACGCCGGCGACTCGCTCCGCGAAGACCTCGTGGAAGCCGTGGCCGACGTGCCCTACCGGACCCTGCTCTCGGTCGCGCTCCACTACCCCGAGCGTGCGGACCCGCCGTACTACGCGCTCGTCAACGCCGACAAGGACCACGAACTCGGCTGGGTCTCCCGCGAGGAGTGCAAGCCCGGCCACGTCCCCGACGGCGAGAGCCTGCTGGTCGTCCAGCCCTCGCCGGAGTGGTCGCGCCACCGCTACGACGACGCCGACGAGGAAATCGCGGTGCGGGTCGCCGACCTGACCGCCGAACTGCTCGGCGACCCCGACCGCTACGAGTTCGACTGGGCCGACGTGGTGCGGTGGCGCGACGCGCTCCCCGACGACGGGGCCGACGGCGACGTCCTCGACCGCGGGGCCGAGGCCGACCTGTTCTTCGCCGGCGACTGGGTGGCCGGCGAGGGCCGGGTCCACGCCGCGCTCAGGTCCGGACTGGAGACCGGCGAGCGAATCGCCGACGCGGTGTAGCTCGCCTCGGTGGCCGGTCCCGGACCGGGTCGTCCGGCGAACTCCCCGACGTCCGCCGGCGCTACCCGGTCGTCCCCGGAGTGGCGTCCCTGTTCGCCGCCGCGGTCGTCGTCTCGTTCGCGCCGGTCGTCGTCTCGTCGGGTACCGTCGCGTTCAGGCCCGGCCACGGGGGCACCTGCGGCCGCTCGCCGAGCGTCACGCTCACGGTCTCGTTCTCCCCGTCGCGGCGCACCGTCATCGTCACCGTCTCGTTCGGCCGGGTCTCCAGCAGGAGGTACGACTGGAGGTCCTCGTTGTCCAGCACCGGCGTCCCCTCGATCGAGAGGATGACGTCACCGCCGTACGGGAGCCACGTGCGCCGGTGAATCGCGGGGCTGCCCTCCAGTTCGCCGGCGGCCGGACCCCACGGAGGCACGTCCACGACGTACGCTCCCCGCGAGACCGAGAGGTTGTTGGCCTCGGCGAGTTCCGGTCCGAGGTCGACGGTCCGCGCGCCCAGCAGCGGGTGCGTGACGTTCCGACCGTCGGCGAGCGTCGGCACGACGTGCCGGACGAGCGCGCCGGGGATGCCGAAGCTCACGTCGAACGGGAGCGTGCCGGCGTGCATGACGGCGACGACCTCCCCGTCGCAGTTGACCCACGGGCCGCCGCTCGACCCGAACGGTGCCGAGGCGTCGGTCTGGAGCGTCCCCGGAATCGTCAGGTTGAGCCCCGGACGGACGAACACGCTCACCGCCCTGTCGGTGCCGGTGACGACGCCCGGCGATATCGACTCCTCGTACCCGAGGGCGTTGCCGAGGACCGCGATGGGCTGGCCGCGCCGCACCGACCCGTCGGCGACGTCCAGCGCCGTCGCGGACGCCGGCGGGTCCGAGACCCGCAGGACGGCGAGGTCGGTCCAGAAGTCCGCGCCGACCAGTTCGGCCTCGCGCCACCGGCCCCGGTTGAACTGGACGTCGTAGTCGGTGGCGTTGGCCACGACGTGCCAGTTCGTCACGAGGTAGGCGACCCCGTTCGAGAGCCGGTAGACCCAACCCGACCCTTCCCCGAGGTTCCCGGACGCGTTCGAGGAGTTCACCGCGACGACCGCGCTCTCGGTCTGTCGGTAGAGCGCGGTGTAGTTGCAGTCGTTCGCCTGTGCGGCCGCCGCACCGGTCGCCTGCGGTTCGGTCGGCCGGGCGTCGGGTGCCGGCGCGTCGGTCGCGTCGACCGCGGCCCGGCCGGCCCCACCGCGACCAGCGCCGCGACGAGCAGTACTGCTCCAAGCTGTCGAATCGTTCTCATTCCCGTGTCCCCCGCCACCGACGACCACGCCGCCGCGGAAAAGGATAGGGGTCTCTGGGCCCGTGCCGGCCGAACCGCGCGGACTACGACCGCGCGAGCAGAAGCATCGAGGCCCCCGAGACCAGCGTCACCGCGACGACGTGGCCGACGATGGCCAAGACCAACGGCCTCCGGCCCCAGACGAACGGCACCAACAGGAGTTGGACCAGCGCGAACCCGACGGTCAGCAGGTCGATGCGGAGCAGTTGTCTCCGGCCCGCCTCGTCGAACTCCCCGCCGTACTGCACCGTCCGGACGAGTCCGGTGAGGCTGGCCCACCACCCGGTTCCGATGCGGTAACAGAGGTCCCACAGCACCAGCAGGGTGAGGAAGACCGCGGGCGCTGGCGGGGTCTCGCCGAGGAGTACCGCGAGCAGGGGCACCTGCCCGCTCCGGGCGTCCAGCGTGAACAGGTACGTCAGGAGCGCGACGAACGACACCACGCCCAAGACGACCTCGATGTTCGACGAGAACAGCAGTCGCCGGTACGTCGCGGGCGTCTCCAACCGCCGAATCTCCTCGCCGAGCGCCAGCATGAGGTAGCTCCCCGCGGCCGCCACCGCGACCGCGGCGGTCCCCGCGGGCACCGCGCTCCACAGGTCGTACATCGCCGCGAACGCCAGAATCAACCCTTCGAACACCGCGAACTGGACGCCGACCGCGACGGGCTGAGAGAGCGACAGGCCGGGAATCGCGCCGACGATGCTCTCGTAGACCCACGTCTCGCCGTACCGCGTCACGGGGGCCTCTCCGGAATCGGCACGCTCGCGGCGCTCTCGGCTCATTCCGCGTCGGCCAGCGCGCGCTCGACCGCCGCCTCGAAGGGCGTCAACTCGACGGGCAGTAGCTCGCGGATGGGACCGTCGTCGGCGACGACGGGGTTCTTCAGCCCGGAGATGAGCGGGTGAGCGATGGACTTGGGCACGTCGGTCACCAGATCGACCCAGTAGGCCGACAGGTTTGGCGTCAGCACGGGCACGGAGACGATTCGGGGTTCCGCGCCCATTATTCGTCCGGTTTTCCGCATCATCTCGGCGTAGGTCAGCACGTCCGGTCCGCCGACCTCGTAGGTCTCGCCCGCCGTCTCCGGGTGGTCGAGGACGCCGACGAGGTACGCCACCACGTCGTCGATGGCGATGGGCTGACACTCGTTGTGGACCCACTTCGGCGCGACCATCACCGGCAGTTTGGCGACCAACTCGCGTATCATCTCGAAACTCACGCTCCCGTCGCCGACGACGATGGCGGCCCGGAGCGTCGTCAACTCGAACGCCGCGTCCTCGGCCAGAATCGTCTCGACCTCGCGCCGGGACTGCAGATGCTCCGAGAGGTGGTCGCCGGTCTCGCCGAGACCCCCGAGGTAGACCACGCGCCGGAGGTCCGAGCCGCGCGCGGCGGCCACGAAGTTCCGGGCCGCGAGTCTGTCGCGCTCCGCGAAGTCGCCCCCGGTCCGCATCGAGTGGACGAGGTAGTAGGCCGCGTCGATTCCCTCGAAGACGCCGTCCAGACTCTCGCGCTCCAACAGGTCGGCCTCTACGACTTCGATACCGTCCAGCGCGTCGTACCCGTCGGCGTCTCGCACGAGCGCGACGACCTCGTGGCCGGCCTCCAGCAGGGCGGGTACGAGGCGACCGCCGACGAACCCCGTCGCTCCAGTCACCAGTACACGCATTCGATAGGTCTTACGGACGAGGGATTGTAATGAGCTACGGCCGGAAAGCGCCCTTCTCGCCCGGAGTTGCGCTATCCGTTCTCGTTCGCCGAGTAACAGGTTGAATCGAGACCGAGTTCGACCCTCCAGAAAAACGGAGACGGAATCCCAAAGAAAGTGCGGGCCGCTCGGCGGTCGGACCGCTCGCTCGACGGGTGGGTTTTTGCCCTCGCCCGGTCAACCGACGGCCATGTCCGAACAGCACGTGCTCGATTCGCTTCCCGACCGGGCGATGAAGCGCTCGGAACTCGACCGCCTCGCCGAGGGCGAATCGGTCGAGTGGGTCGAACCCCTCCGGACGGGCGTCAAGGAGCGCCGGGACATGGTGGACGCGTGGATTCTCGAAACGAACGGCACGGCCCACGTCCTGCTGTACGAGATAGACGGCTGGATGCCACAAGGGTCGTTCGACAGCGAGGGGATGGACGACGACGAGAAGCGCGAGCGCGGCGACGAGATTCTGGGCTTCTGAGGCGACTCGTTCCGAGTCGCCTCGGTGGTCGTCGTGGGCGAAAAGTGACCTTAGGCACCGGAGAAAACGGTGAAGGTTGCTAAAATGACTATATACATTGCTCGAGTGAATCTACACCTATCTCAAAGGAGCGACTCTGCTCACGGCGCGGGGCCGAAGTAGTCGGCGAGTCGCGCGCCGAACTCGTCGGCGAGTCGCCCGATTTCCTCGCCGACCAGCACGTCGTAGTCGGCTTCGAGCGCCGACTCGACGTGGACGCCCAACGCCACGTCGAACAGCGCGTCGCTCTCCAGGAACCCGGCGGCGGTCTCGAACTCGCGTCTCCGCTCCACGACGTAGCGGTCGCCGTCGATGAACGGGCCGTAGGTTTCGGAGTCGTCGGCGTACTTCTCGAAGAAGCCCTCGGCGTGCTGGCGGACGTGGACCGGCGGCCCGTCGTGGCGCTCGACCGCCGGGCGCTCGGCGACTTCCAACTCCACGAGCAGGACCGCCGACTCGTCGGCGAACGTCGCGGCCCGGAGCGGGTCGAACCCGCGGCGCTCGAACTCGTCGCGGACGCCCCCGAGCGACTTCCGGAGTTGCGGGTAGAGCTGGTCTTCCACCACGTCGGGCGCGTCGAAACGCACCGCGACCGGGGTCGTCGCGCGGTCCGCGACGAACTCGCGGACCGCCGCCGCGTCGAGCGGGGCGGCGGATTCGGGGGAGAAGTAGTCGGCGCGAGGGTCGGCGAGCAGTTCGCGGGCGTAGTGCTGGAGGCGCGCGACGTTCTCGGCGGCGCAGACCGCCGCCACGTTGCGCTCGGGGTCGGTCGGGTCGATGACGACCAGCGGGTCGTCGAACGTGGCGGTGCCGTGGTCCTCGGGGTCGAACCGGACCGGCGGGTGCCAGTCCTCGGCCGCGGCCTCGACCACCGCGCGGAAACTCCCGTACGCCACGACGAGCAGTTCGGTCAGGTAGCCCGAGAAGCCGCGCGTCCGGAGGTCGCTCCCGTACGCGCCGATGCCCTTCAGGAACTGCTTGAACAGGCGCACCTCCCCGGCGAGGTCTGCGTCGATGCGCGCGTCGAGGTACTCGTTGTGAAACGGCGTCCGGTCCACGGCGGACCGAATCTCGGTCGCCGAGTCGAGGCGGTAACAGGGCACGAGGTCCACGTCGAAGCCGTCGTACTCGCCGGTCACGTAGGGGTGTTCGGCGAACTCCTCGCGGCCCTCCGGCAGGACGGCGTGGCCGACCGCCAGCCCGTAGGACTCCAACTCCTCGCGCTCCACGTCGGCGGGGAACCGCACGAACAGGTCGATGTCTCGGTCGCCGCTGATCCACGTCCCGCGGGCGGTGCTGCCGACCTGCATCACGTCGCCCGCGACGGGCAGGTCGGCGATGGCGTCCTCGGCGCGCTCGGTCAGCGCGGCCACGGCGTCGCGCATCCGCTCGCGCTCGCGCTCGTCGGGGTCGATTCGCTCGCCGACCCCGGCGACCACCGCCTCGAACTCGTCGTCGGTCTCCTCGCCGGTCATCGTCCGTGGATTCTCGGTCCCCGGCCGAAAACGTGTCGCCTCGCCCGTCCCGCCCCGTCAACGACTGACTCCCGTCGGGCGAAAACGAAAGCCCTATCAAATGACTCGCGCATAAGCACAAATGCAGCCAGAAGCCGTCGTAGCTCAGCTGGTAGAGCGCCACGCTGTTAACGTGGTGGTCCCAGGTTCGAGCCCTGGCGACGGCGCTACTTTCTCGCGGACACCGAGCGACGACGAGCGCAGCGAGTCGTCGCCGCGGTTCCGCCACCGCGGAACCGCGGCGAACCGAAGTGATTTAAAGAATCGAGACGCTATCCCCACCCGAGGGCCTATAGCTAAGTCTGGTAAAGCACCCGGCTCATATTGGCGACTGGCACGCCAGCGTCATGGGACACCGGGCGATTCCTTGGTTCGAATCCGAGTGGGCCCACTTCTGCCGACACGAACCGCGAGCGCCGCGTAGCGGTGCGAGCATCTGCTGTGTCGCGGCGAGCAGGGTCACTCGTCGGGCGTCTCGACGTTGGTGAACTCGAAGCGAGCGCCGCCAGCCTCGCTCTCGGTAATCGTGCAGTCCCACCTGTGGGCCTCGACCAACTGCTCGACAACCGCGAGACCGAAGCCGATGCCAACGTTGCTGGTCGAGTAGCCGGGGTCGAACACCTCGCCGCGTTCGTCTTCGGGGATGCCCGGCCCGTCGTCCTCGACGTAGAAGCCACCGACGGACTCGTCCGTCGAGGCTCCACTCGCTTCGCTCGCGGAGCCGTCGGGCAGGTCGCCGACCCGGACCGTCGCGTCCGGCCCGGCGTGTTCCTCGGCGTTGCGATACAGGTTCTCCAGCAGTTGCCGGAGCCGCGAGGAGTCGGCGACGATTTCGCGGTCGGTCTCGACGACGAGCGTCCCGCCGGGGGCCAAGTCGTCCCACCACTCGCGGGCAACCCCGCCGAGATTCAGCGCCTCGGTCGTCTCGACCGACCCGCCGCGCCGAGTCACGACCAGCAGGGTCTCTATCATCTCCTCGATGCGGTCGAGCGCGCGCTCGACCTCCCGGAACGACGAGGCGTCCGCGTCGCCGCCGACCGTCGATTCGACGCCCATGTCGAGGTATATCTGAG
Protein-coding sequences here:
- a CDS encoding NAD(P)/FAD-dependent oxidoreductase → MNRIAVVGAGAAGLGVAYALREADAEVSVFERREEVGGRAATHRRDDCAYDVGANYCKDDDERVSDLLSGDLADGLVDTAGPVWTFDADGEISEGRGDDDRKWTYREGLATLGERLRDASDATVRTGTEVTGLAREGDADETAAGDGGRWRVEFEDADPDSPMAGDATADAVVLTPPAPTTAYLLDRADWGESDAGDSLREDLVEAVADVPYRTLLSVALHYPERADPPYYALVNADKDHELGWVSREECKPGHVPDGESLLVVQPSPEWSRHRYDDADEEIAVRVADLTAELLGDPDRYEFDWADVVRWRDALPDDGADGDVLDRGAEADLFFAGDWVAGEGRVHAALRSGLETGERIADAV
- a CDS encoding S1C family serine protease, producing the protein MVVGGGGHGNENDSTAWSSTARRGAGRGGAGRAAVDATDAPAPDARPTEPQATGAAAAQANDCNYTALYRQTESAVVAVNSSNASGNLGEGSGWVYRLSNGVAYLVTNWHVVANATDYDVQFNRGRWREAELVGADFWTDLAVLRVSDPPASATALDVADGSVRRGQPIAVLGNALGYEESISPGVVTGTDRAVSVFVRPGLNLTIPGTLQTDASAPFGSSGGPWVNCDGEVVAVMHAGTLPFDVSFGIPGALVRHVVPTLADGRNVTHPLLGARTVDLGPELAEANNLSVSRGAYVVDVPPWGPAAGELEGSPAIHRRTWLPYGGDVILSIEGTPVLDNEDLQSYLLLETRPNETVTMTVRRDGENETVSVTLGERPQVPPWPGLNATVPDETTTGANETTTAAANRDATPGTTG
- a CDS encoding DUF7530 family protein, which produces MSRERRERADSGEAPVTRYGETWVYESIVGAIPGLSLSQPVAVGVQFAVFEGLILAFAAMYDLWSAVPAGTAAVAVAAAGSYLMLALGEEIRRLETPATYRRLLFSSNIEVVLGVVSFVALLTYLFTLDARSGQVPLLAVLLGETPPAPAVFLTLLVLWDLCYRIGTGWWASLTGLVRTVQYGGEFDEAGRRQLLRIDLLTVGFALVQLLLVPFVWGRRPLVLAIVGHVVAVTLVSGASMLLLARS
- a CDS encoding NAD(P)H-binding protein, with amino-acid sequence MRVLVTGATGFVGGRLVPALLEAGHEVVALVRDADGYDALDGIEVVEADLLERESLDGVFEGIDAAYYLVHSMRTGGDFAERDRLAARNFVAAARGSDLRRVVYLGGLGETGDHLSEHLQSRREVETILAEDAAFELTTLRAAIVVGDGSVSFEMIRELVAKLPVMVAPKWVHNECQPIAIDDVVAYLVGVLDHPETAGETYEVGGPDVLTYAEMMRKTGRIMGAEPRIVSVPVLTPNLSAYWVDLVTDVPKSIAHPLISGLKNPVVADDGPIRELLPVELTPFEAAVERALADAE
- the cca gene encoding CCA tRNA nucleotidyltransferase → MTGEETDDEFEAVVAGVGERIDPDERERERMRDAVAALTERAEDAIADLPVAGDVMQVGSTARGTWISGDRDIDLFVRFPADVEREELESYGLAVGHAVLPEGREEFAEHPYVTGEYDGFDVDLVPCYRLDSATEIRSAVDRTPFHNEYLDARIDADLAGEVRLFKQFLKGIGAYGSDLRTRGFSGYLTELLVVAYGSFRAVVEAAAEDWHPPVRFDPEDHGTATFDDPLVVIDPTDPERNVAAVCAAENVARLQHYARELLADPRADYFSPESAAPLDAAAVREFVADRATTPVAVRFDAPDVVEDQLYPQLRKSLGGVRDEFERRGFDPLRAATFADESAVLLVELEVAERPAVERHDGPPVHVRQHAEGFFEKYADDSETYGPFIDGDRYVVERRREFETAAGFLESDALFDVALGVHVESALEADYDVLVGEEIGRLADEFGARLADYFGPAP